CGACTGAGCTTCTTTCATCTGTTCCAGGGCTTTTTCCTGTTCGCTTTGCGCACTGTCCAGTTTTTGGTTTCCGATTTCTTCTGCAGCCGTCTTTTGTGCTTCCATGGCTTTTTTGAGATGCTCCTGAACGGACTGCTCCTGAGCCTTCCGTCCCGAGGAAGTGTCCTGGGGCTGCAGTTCACTCAGTTTTTGTGCCACTTCGCCGGTTTTTTCCATGGTCTTCCGCTGACGCTCCGATAGCCTCTCATGTTCCTTCCCGAAATTCTGGGTTGGATTTTGGGCCTTTTTCCCCCTCAGGGACTGATTGTCTTTTATTTCCGATTCCTGTTCTTGGACCGCTTCCTGAAGCTGTTGCATCATTTCTTTCTGAAGTTTTTCGCGTTCTTTGGCCGCCTCTTTCTGCTTCTCGATCTGGTCCATCAGATCCTTGAGTTTCAACCGGGCGATTTCGATATTTTCCGCTGCGTCTTCAAACTTCGGATCGATTTTCAGAGCGTTCTGGTAGTGACGGATGCTCAATTCATAGAGACCGAGAGCCTCTTTGGGATCGCTCTGCAGCTTCCGGCTGCCCTGGAGAAAGGCCGTGTTCCCGAGGTTGAACTGGGACCTGGCTTCCAGGGATGGGTCTCGGGTATGAATCGCTGCAGCCTCATAGGCTTCTTTCGCCTTTTCGTACTCCCCCTTTTGAAAATAGGCGTTTCCCTTGTTGAAGAAAATTTCTCCCGCTTCGGGTCGCTCCCGGGCTGCCTGTTCGTAAGCCTTCAAGGCTTCGTCATATTTTCCCGCCGAATAAAGGGCGTTTCCATCGGCCGTCAGGCTGCGGGCCGACTCGGGGTACCCCTCATGCGCGGGAAAGAGGGCAGCCAGAAGCAAAAGCCCGAAACAAATCGTCAGGTGCGGGAACAACTTTCCAGAATAATTCCTTCTTTTCCCTACCGTTTTTGCACGCATCCCAGCGAGCATCTGCCGAATGTCTGCCATATCTTTGATCCACATTTATCTTTGCAAAGGAATTCTTTCATCGGAAATGAACCCTCCAGCCATGAGCTATTTATGATCCTCTCTTCTGCGTTCGCTGATCCAGGGTTCCAGGAAGAGCAGCACGAGAGCCACGGCTAGAAAGATCTGAAATTTTTCTTCGTAGCGTTTGATGGTGACAGATTCCAGCTGTGTTTTTTCTGCGCCGGCCACAAGTTTTTCATAGATGCTTCCCAGGTCGAAAGTCCCGGTCGCCACATTGAGATAGCGTCCACCGGGAGTTGCATCTACCATCTTTCTCAGGGTTTCGGCGTCGAGTTTGGTCCACACTTCCTGCCCATGATAACGCAGAAAGGTACGCTCTCCCTTTTCGTTGAGGATGGGAATGCGTTGGCCTTCCTTCTCGTCTCCGAGGCCGATGGCAATGATGCGAATCCCTCGCTCTCCTGCTTCCTTGGCGGCTTCCACTGGAAAACTGTCGTGATCCTCTCCGTCGGTGATGAGGATCACGTCTTTGAATCGCTTCAGGCGATCGCTGAAGACTTCATCCAGGGTCTTCCGCAGGGCATCACCGATATGCGTTCCCCCCCGTTCGATGCTTTCGACACCGATGTCGTTGAGCATGAGGCGGAAGAAACCATAATCCTGTGTGAGGGGACATTTCACCGCCGCGTTGCCAGCGAAGGCGATGAGAGCTACGCGATCTCCTTGCAGGCGATCCAAGAGATCCTGGATGGCGAGTTTTGAGCGTTCCAGACGGTTGGGTTTGAGGTCTTCAGCCAGCATGCTCTTGGAAACATCCAGAAGAATGGCCACATCCCGGCCTTTGCGTTCGATTTTTTCCGGCCGTGGGTTCCATTGCGGGCGGGTGAGAGACGCGACAATGAAGAGCACAGCGAACAGGACGAGAACCCCTTTTCCCCACTGCCGGCCCCGGCTGACTGCGGCATTGATGTGCTTCAGAAGAGGAATTTCGGCAAACTTTTTGAGAGCCTCGTCCTTCTTGTGGAATCTGTAGAGGTATATTCCAGCAAGGAAGGGAAGGAGCCAGAGCAGGTAAAGCATTTCAGGGCTTCCCAGATGCATTTCGTTCATGGAATCCTCCTGAAAAGGGTGCTCAGCAGCCACTGCTCTGAGCAAAGCAGCAAAAGTGCCGAAAGAGCGAAAGGGGAAAACTTTTCAGCATAATCCATGTAGCGAACGGATTCGATTTCGGTCTTTTCCATCTTGTCGATTTCTTTGTAAATAGAGTGGAGCTTATCGGCAGATTCAGCCAGCCAGTAGCTGCCGCCGGTTTCCTCCGCGATGGCCTTGAGAGTGGCTTCGTCGACGCCGGGGCCGCCGGGAACCCTGTAGGCGCCCAGGGGGGTCTGTAGGGTCACGAAAGACTCCCGGCCGCCTATGCCGATGGCATACACCTTGATTCCCCATTCCCTGGCCAAACGGGCGGCTTCCTCCGGGGAGCGCTTGCCCGCATTGTTTTGCCCGTCCGTCAGCAGAATGATGACCTTACTTTTGATCCGATAGTCCTTGTCCGCTGCGGAGTCTGCGGGTTGTGACAAAAGCGAATGGTCCGATGTCTCGGAGGAAGGGGCTGCATTTCCCTTTTTCAGACGGTCTTCGGCGGTTTTGAGCCTCGCAGCAGCCAGAGCCAGTCCATCTCCGATGGCCGTTCCATCTTCGTTTTTTCGAGTCACGATCCGGATGTTTTCGATAAACCGGTCTAAGGCGCCATGGCTCAGGGTCAGGGGACATACGGTGTCCGCATAGCGGGCGAAGGTCACCATGCCGATAAGGTCGTTGGGGCGTCCCTTGAGGTCTTTTTCGTTCCCCAGGACAAACTCTTTGAAGATTTTCTTTACAACTTCGAGGCGGTTGAACTGATGTCCCTCATAATAAAGTTCCTGGCCCATACTGCCCGAACGATCTACGACCATTTCGATGGCGATGCCCTGGCGCACGTCCCGCACTTCCTCTCTCCCCTCTTGAGGCCTTGCAAGGCCGATCGTTAAAAGGAGAATGGCCAGGATGCGCAACAGGAGCGGCAGATGTCTGAAACGCATTTTCCAGGACGGCGCACAAGATCGTGCATTTTTCACGGAAGAGAATCTTAATGCGGCGCTTCCCTTGCCATGGCGGGCCTGCCGGATCAAGAAGGGCAGGGCTGCCAAAAGAAGAAAAGCCCATGGAAATTCAAATCTCATAAGCCTTATCGCATTTCATCCGATGCGTTTGTGCCTGCAGCCATAAAATACTTTGTCTGAGCGGAAGTGAGCAGTCCTCATCGATTTGCTATGAACTCCGAGTCATCTCTCACTTTCTCCTGTCTGGTCGCATCGATGAAAGCCTTGCAGGCCTCGATGCTCTTTTGAGCCTCTTCTCCAGTGGGATGATGTTCTGCAAACTTGACCAGATCGCAATGATTCAGGAAATCATCCAGCAGTCTTTGATGTTCCGGAGAAAAAGGGTTCTTTCTGTGGACGGTTGCCAGAAACTCCTCGGTGGTGAGTTTTGGGGCATGCAATCCGAAACGGTTTTCAATGTAATATCGAACGACATCTGAAATGCGCGAGAAGAACAGTTTGAATTCGCCGCGATCCAGAAAATTCTCCTCCAGGATTTCCTGTAGCTGCCGGTAGGCAAACTCATGAGGTGAAATGGGAGGTGATGCCTCGCCTCCGTTCTTTTTCTTGCGCATCTTCAACCACCAGAACCCGCATCCGCCGATGCAGAGGATAGCTGCCGGCATTGCCAGGATGTAACTCAAGGGTATCGGGGAGCGGGGAAGCTCCACCGGGCCGTAGATGGGGTGGATCTCCAGCTTGTTTCGATCTTCACCGAGCAGGGAATGGACCTTGACGGTCAATTCCTCTGTGCGAATGGTATGGGTTTCCAGATCTGAGGAATCAGCTTTGGCATTGGACTTGGTGAGGAAAACGATTTCCATGGGAGCAATGTGGTATTCCCCTGCAAGAAAGGGTTCCAGGGTGTAAAATCTTCTTGTTCGTACAAGATTTTCCGCGCTGAGTTGGGGCGGGTCGATTTTATAGTCTGTGATTCTGAATTCACCCAGCTTTTGACCG
This region of Desulforhabdus amnigena genomic DNA includes:
- a CDS encoding vWA domain-containing protein produces the protein MNEMHLGSPEMLYLLWLLPFLAGIYLYRFHKKDEALKKFAEIPLLKHINAAVSRGRQWGKGVLVLFAVLFIVASLTRPQWNPRPEKIERKGRDVAILLDVSKSMLAEDLKPNRLERSKLAIQDLLDRLQGDRVALIAFAGNAAVKCPLTQDYGFFRLMLNDIGVESIERGGTHIGDALRKTLDEVFSDRLKRFKDVILITDGEDHDSFPVEAAKEAGERGIRIIAIGLGDEKEGQRIPILNEKGERTFLRYHGQEVWTKLDAETLRKMVDATPGGRYLNVATGTFDLGSIYEKLVAGAEKTQLESVTIKRYEEKFQIFLAVALVLLFLEPWISERRREDHK
- a CDS encoding tetratricopeptide repeat protein — its product is MADIRQMLAGMRAKTVGKRRNYSGKLFPHLTICFGLLLLAALFPAHEGYPESARSLTADGNALYSAGKYDEALKAYEQAARERPEAGEIFFNKGNAYFQKGEYEKAKEAYEAAAIHTRDPSLEARSQFNLGNTAFLQGSRKLQSDPKEALGLYELSIRHYQNALKIDPKFEDAAENIEIARLKLKDLMDQIEKQKEAAKEREKLQKEMMQQLQEAVQEQESEIKDNQSLRGKKAQNPTQNFGKEHERLSERQRKTMEKTGEVAQKLSELQPQDTSSGRKAQEQSVQEHLKKAMEAQKTAAEEIGNQKLDSAQSEQEKALEQMKEAQSKLQDSRQESESKSKPGQNEENKGDKGSQTQSDQEKNQGQGSSQPESPQQPEQQQTRAGEQQKSPASLREGKEQPEDLRNGRAVIQEQAQDILQEEKENRLLFQESHKGEYRAVEKDW
- a CDS encoding vWA domain-containing protein, which encodes MRFEFPWAFLLLAALPFLIRQARHGKGSAALRFSSVKNARSCAPSWKMRFRHLPLLLRILAILLLTIGLARPQEGREEVRDVRQGIAIEMVVDRSGSMGQELYYEGHQFNRLEVVKKIFKEFVLGNEKDLKGRPNDLIGMVTFARYADTVCPLTLSHGALDRFIENIRIVTRKNEDGTAIGDGLALAAARLKTAEDRLKKGNAAPSSETSDHSLLSQPADSAADKDYRIKSKVIILLTDGQNNAGKRSPEEAARLAREWGIKVYAIGIGGRESFVTLQTPLGAYRVPGGPGVDEATLKAIAEETGGSYWLAESADKLHSIYKEIDKMEKTEIESVRYMDYAEKFSPFALSALLLLCSEQWLLSTLFRRIP